Proteins from one Cyclopterus lumpus isolate fCycLum1 chromosome 11, fCycLum1.pri, whole genome shotgun sequence genomic window:
- the si:ch211-232m10.6 gene encoding germ cell-specific gene 1-like protein, protein MLENMSRRNRSLLSLSLTSLALTLSVSAFCTSYWCEGTHKVVKPLCLSPVKLRNCGQNNSQPYTTETPTPDPRQQPTNVTLSPLQKEELARIKKKQMANAVQYIWETGEDKYMLRSFHTGFWLSCEKHNEGEEKCRSFIELTPGETQGVLWLSVISEFMYIGLLAMGFLLMCVEVICLCAKREMNALKINAFAAMCTVLSGLMGMVAHMMYTTVFQMTVSIGPKDWRPQTWDYSWSFAMAWLSFSCCMAAAVATLNSYTKTLIEMKHRARVRLEDARAAVCAPSYEEVVRAGGGGVYSVSQLIQLGQQGALMDPLWPRGVGPAVGPLALVDPHGVVVVEGCCVEGCEDCEREMDEIDYALQDEREDSLC, encoded by the exons ATGCTGGAGAACATGTCCAGACGTAACCGCTCCCTGCTGTCGCTGTCCCTCACCTCGCTGGCCCTCACGCTGTCCGTCTCGGCGTTCTGCACCTCCTATTGGTGCGAGGGAACGCACAAGGTGGTGAAGCCCCTCTGCCTGTCTCCGGTCAAGTTGAGGAACTGCGGGCAGAACAACAGCCAGCCGTACACCACAG AGACCCCCACCCCTGACCCGAGGCAGCAGCCGACCAACGTGACGCTGTCTCCGCTGCAGAAAGAGGAGCTGGCCAGGATCAAGAAGAAGCAGATGGCCAACGCCGTCCAATACATCTGGGAGACGGGCGAGGACAAGTACATGCTGCGCTCCTTCCACACCGGCTTCTGGCTCTCCTGTGAGAAGCAcaatgaaggt GAAGAAAAGTGTCGCAGCTTCATCGAGCTGACGCCAGGAGAGACGCAAG GCGTCCTCTGGCTCTCAGTCATCAGTGAGTTCATGTACATCGGTCTTCTGGCCATGGGCTTCCTGCTGATGTGTGTGGAAGTGATTTGCCTCTGTGCCAAGAGGGAGATGAACGCCCTCAAGATCAACGCCTTCGCCGCCATGTGCACCGTCCTCTCGG GTTTGATGGGGATGGTAGCACACATGATGTACACCACAGTGTTTCAGATGACCGTGAGCATCGGGCCCAAAGACTGGAGGCCACAGACTTGGGACTACTCGTGGTCTTTTGC GATGGCGTGGCTGTCCTTCAGCTGCTGCATGGCGGCCGCCGTGGCCACGCTCAACTCCTACACCAAGACCCTCATAGAGATGAAGCACAGGGCCCGGGTGAGGCTGGAGGACGCTCGCGCCGCCGTCTGCGCCCCCTCCTACGAGGAGGTCGTTCGAGCCGGCGGCGGAGGCGTTTACTCCGTCAGTCAGCTGATCCAGCtcggccagcagggggcgctcaTGGACCCTCTGTGGCCCAGAGGAGTGGGACCGGCCGTCGGACCCCTGGC GCTGGTGGACCCTCacggtgtggtggtggtggagggatGCTGCGTTGAAGGATGTGAAGACTGTGAACGGGAGATGGACGAGATAGATTACGCTCTGCAGGACGAGAGAGAGGACTCACTCTGCTGA
- the necap1 gene encoding adaptin ear-binding coat-associated protein 1: protein MAAEGEYESILCVKPDVNVYRIPPRASNRAYRAADWKLDSPDWSGRMRITAKGQVAFVKLEDKVSGELFAQAPIKEYPGAAMETVSDSSRYFVLRIQDDNGRSAFIGVGFGDRGDAFDFNVSLQDHFKWVKQEHEFSKNAELGETGPKLDLGFKDGQTITLNIGQGKKRDKPRPLSSSGFGLLPPPPGGKMAPPPLSGSSNHNIIPQTGDTATGRLLELDSSNSNTLVQANAGLDLWGDFSAPASSVPATSRLQNWMQF, encoded by the exons ATGGCGGCCGAGGGCGAGTACGAGTCGATCCTGTGCGTGAAACCCGATGTCAACGTCTATCGCATCCCGCCGCGCGCTTCAAATCGCGCGTACAG GGCAGCAGACTGGAAGCTGGATTCTCCAGACTGGTCCGGTCGAATGAGGATCACAGCCAAGGGCCAAGTGGCATTCGTCAAACTGGAGGACAAGGTCTCAG GGGAGCTGTTCGCCCAGGCACCCATCAAGGAGTATCCCGGCGCCGCCATGGAGACGGTCAGCGACTCCAGCCGGTACTTCGTCCTGCGGATACAGGACGACAACG GTCGAAGCGCTTTCATAGGAGTCGGCTTCGGGGACCGGGGGGACGCTTTCGATTTCAACGTCTCTCTGCAGGACCATTTCAA gTGGGTGAAACAGGAGCACGAGTTCAGTAAAAACGCCGAGCTCGGGGAAACGGGACCGAAGCTGGACTTGGGCTTTAAAGACGGACAGACCATCACGCTCAACATCGGG caAGGTAAAAAGAGGGATAAACCCCGCCCACTGAGCTCAAGTGGGTTTGGACTCCTCCCACCACCGCCTGGAGGCAAGatggccccgcctcctctgtCGGGCTCATCCAATCACAACATAATCCCCCAGACGGGGGACACGGCGACAG GCCGCCTGTTGGAGCTGGACAGCAGTAACTCCAACACGCTGGTTCAGGCCAACGCTGGTTTGGATCTTTGGGGAGACTTCTCCGCTCCTGCAAG CTCCGTTCCAGCGACGTCACGACTGCAGAACTGGATGCAGTTTTGA
- the LOC117738748 gene encoding epsin-1-like isoform X2 has translation MTSSMLRRQLKNLVQNYSEAEVKVREATSNDPWGPSSTQMADLSDLTYNVVACNEIMTMLWRRLNDDKNWRHIHKSLTLLEYLLKTGDDRVLLKMKDNVYIVKALTEYRFIEKEGKDQGVNVREKAKVVLVLMEDDDKLKEERDFAVKTREKTSKSSAASSADAIKDPNYKPCYVVGAGGLPSLDNIPSVADLTASFAARKEERLKQEAEKKDLERRAKMSDDELQWEDAGKDSDDKKGAWGGEKAKEEKEEEEEKEEKGKPDAWGAPKEPKEAPDPWGIPAKPDTTDTAASGDPWGAPAKTEDPFSAPKTDEDSFAAPKNGEDPFTASKDDPFNAPKDGSDPFNAPKDKEDPFAAPKDKPALFKAPRNDPFNAPKDDPFKAPRNDPFNAPKDDPFNASKDDPFNAPKDDPFNASKDDPFNAPKDDPFNAPKDDPFNAPKDDPFNAPKDDPFNAPKVDPFNAPKDDPFNATKDDPFNASKDDPFSAPKDDFNAQKEDPFNTPKGDPFSSPKDDPFTAPASTPPKEDPFAALVSSEDDAFPAATTPPKEDPFSGPSKPTQEDPFDAPTTPPKEDPFTVSSSPPKDDASDLFNAPLVSSPQGSADAWGAPASSTPSDGSDLWGAPSAQEETKGGDPWGDGTSTFSAVDNSDAFGDASKLDDDPWGAPAPVGTDDAWGSPAPPLDSTPSSDPFGDGASKKSDPWGAPSNGTGKQTAQEEKAYRKTASFLGSAGASLVDLDDLFSSNPKPKRRQLANSLVAQTRAIGAFKARGMTSCLRLPPS, from the exons ATGACGTCCTCTATGCTCCGCCGACAGCTGAAGAACCTGGTCCAGAACTACTCTGAGGCTGAGGTCAAG GTGAGAGAGGCGACGTCCAACGACCCGTGGGGCCCCTCCAGCACTCAGATGGCCGACCTCTCCGATCTGACCTACAATGTGGTGGCCTGCAATGAGATCATGACGATGCTCTGGAGGCGCCTGAACGACGACAAGAACTGGAGACACATCCACAAG TCCCTGACGCTGCTGGAGTACCTGTTGAAGACCGGTGACGACCGAGTGCTTCTGAAAATGAAAGACAACGTCTACATCGTCAAGGCCCTCACAGAGTATCGCTTTATAGAAAAGGAGGGCAAGGATCAG GGTGTAAATGTGAGAGAGAAGGCCAAAGTTGTCCTCGTTCTCATGGAGGACGATGATAAActaaaggaggagagagactttGCCGTCAAGACCAGAGAGAAGACTTCAAAAAGTTCTGCTG CCTCGTCCGCTGACGCAATCAAGGATCCCAACTACAAGCCCTGCTACGTCGTCGGGGCCGGAGGGCTTCCATCCTTAGACAACATACCGTCAGTGGCCGACTTGACCGCTTCCTTCGCCGCCCGCAAAGAGGAGCGTCTGAAGCAGGAAGCTGAGAAGAAAGACCTGGAGAGGAGG GCCAAGATGAGTGACGACGAGCTGCAATGGGAGGATGCCGGCAAAGACAGTGACGATAAAAAAGGTGCTTGGGGAGGGGAGAAAgcaaaagaggagaaggaggaggaagaggagaaggaggagaaggggaaacCAGATGCATGGGGAGCCCCGAAAGAACCTAAAGAAGCCCCAGATCCATGGGGCATACCTGCAAAGCCTGACACAACTGATACAGCAGCCAGCGGTGATCCTTGGGGGGCTCCAGCTAAAACTGAGGATCCATTTTCAGCTCCAAAAACTGATGAAGATTCATTTGCTGCGCCAAAGAATGGAGAAGATCCATTTACTGCATCAAAAGATGACCCGTTCAACGCACCAAAAGATGGTTCAGACCCCTTCAATGCACCCAAAGACAAGGAAGATCCATTTGCTGCTCCAAAAGATAAACCAGCTCTCTTCAAAGCCCCTAGAAATGATCCATTCAACGCCCCGAAAGATGATCCCTTCAAAGCCCCTAGAAATGATCCATTCAACGCCCCGAAAGATGACCCCTTCAACGCCTCCAAAGATGACCCCTTCAACGCCCCGAAAGATGACCCCTTCAACGCCTCCAAAGATGACCCCTTCAACGCCCCTAAAGATGACCCCTTCAACGCCCCTAAAGATGACCCCTTCAACGCCCCTAAAGATGACCCCTTCAACGCCCCTAAAGATGACCCCTTCAACGCCCCTAAAGTTGACCCCTTCAACGCCCCTAAAGATGACCCCTTCAATGCCACCAAAGATGATCCATTCAACGCATCGAAAGATGATCCATTCAGCGCTCCGAAAGATGACTTCAACGCCCAGAAAGAGGACCCCTTCAACACTCCAAAGGGTGATCCATTCAGTAGCCCAAAAGATGATCCCTTTACTGCACCAGCATCAACACCTCCTAAAGAAGACCCATTTGCAGCACTGGTGTCATCTGAAGATGACGCCTTCCCTGCTGCAACAACACCACCCAAAGAGGATCCTTTCTCTGGACCATCCAAACCCACACAAGAGGATCCTTTTGATGCACCAACAACGCCCCCTAAAGAGGATCCTTTCACAGTGTCATCCAGTCCACCAAAAGATGATGCCTCCGATCTCTTCAATGCCCCTCTGGTGAGCTCGCCTCAAGGCAGTGCAGATGCGTGGGGAGCCCCTGCTAGCTCTACACCCAGTGACGGGTCAGACCTCTGGGGGGCGCCGTCTGCTCAAGAGGAAACCAAGGGCGGAGACCCCTGGGGGGACGGGACAAGCACCTTCTCAGCTGTTGATAATTCTGATGCATTTGGAGATGCATCCAAACTGGACGATGACCCATGGGGAGCTCCAG CTCCAGTTGGCACAGATGATGCGTGGGGTTCACCTGCTCCACCCTTAGACTCCACCCCATCTAGTGACCCCTTTGGAGACGGAGCATCTAAAAAAAGTGATCCTTGGGGTGCGCCGAGCAACGGGACGG gAAAGCAAACCGCGCAGGAGGAGAAGGCGTATAGAAAGACTGCTTCGTTTCTGGGCTCGGCCGGGGCGTCGCTCGTTGACTTGGACGATCTGTTTTCTTCTAACCCCAAACCCAAACGGCGCCAACTCGCCAACTCGCTCGTCGCCCAGACGCGAGCCATCG GCGCTTTCAAAGCCCGGGGCATGACGTCTTGCCTCAGGCTACCCCCTTCCTGA
- the LOC117738748 gene encoding epsin-1-like isoform X3: MADLSDLTYNVVACNEIMTMLWRRLNDDKNWRHIHKSLTLLEYLLKTGDDRVLLKMKDNVYIVKALTEYRFIEKEGKDQGVNVREKAKVVLVLMEDDDKLKEERDFAVKTREKTSKSSAASSADAIKDPNYKPCYVVGAGGLPSLDNIPSVADLTASFAARKEERLKQEAEKKDLERRAKMSDDELQWEDAGKDSDDKKGAWGGEKAKEEKEEEEEKEEKGKPDAWGAPKEPKEAPDPWGIPAKPDTTDTAASGDPWGAPAKTEDPFSAPKTDEDSFAAPKNGEDPFTASKDDPFNAPKDGSDPFNAPKDKEDPFAAPKDKPALFKAPRNDPFNAPKDDPFKAPRNDPFNAPKDDPFNASKDDPFNAPKDDPFNASKDDPFNAPKDDPFNAPKDDPFNAPKDDPFNAPKDDPFNAPKVDPFNAPKDDPFNATKDDPFNASKDDPFSAPKDDFNAQKEDPFNTPKGDPFSSPKDDPFTAPASTPPKEDPFAALVSSEDDAFPAATTPPKEDPFSGPSKPTQEDPFDAPTTPPKEDPFTVSSSPPKDDASDLFNAPLVSSPQGSADAWGAPASSTPSDGSDLWGAPSAQEETKGGDPWGDGTSTFSAVDNSDAFGDASKLDDDPWGAPAAAPVGTDDAWGSPAPPLDSTPSSDPFGDGASKKSDPWGAPSNGTGKQTAQEEKAYRKTASFLGSAGASLVDLDDLFSSNPKPKRRQLANSLVAQTRAIGAFKARGMTSCLRLPPS, encoded by the exons ATGGCCGACCTCTCCGATCTGACCTACAATGTGGTGGCCTGCAATGAGATCATGACGATGCTCTGGAGGCGCCTGAACGACGACAAGAACTGGAGACACATCCACAAG TCCCTGACGCTGCTGGAGTACCTGTTGAAGACCGGTGACGACCGAGTGCTTCTGAAAATGAAAGACAACGTCTACATCGTCAAGGCCCTCACAGAGTATCGCTTTATAGAAAAGGAGGGCAAGGATCAG GGTGTAAATGTGAGAGAGAAGGCCAAAGTTGTCCTCGTTCTCATGGAGGACGATGATAAActaaaggaggagagagactttGCCGTCAAGACCAGAGAGAAGACTTCAAAAAGTTCTGCTG CCTCGTCCGCTGACGCAATCAAGGATCCCAACTACAAGCCCTGCTACGTCGTCGGGGCCGGAGGGCTTCCATCCTTAGACAACATACCGTCAGTGGCCGACTTGACCGCTTCCTTCGCCGCCCGCAAAGAGGAGCGTCTGAAGCAGGAAGCTGAGAAGAAAGACCTGGAGAGGAGG GCCAAGATGAGTGACGACGAGCTGCAATGGGAGGATGCCGGCAAAGACAGTGACGATAAAAAAGGTGCTTGGGGAGGGGAGAAAgcaaaagaggagaaggaggaggaagaggagaaggaggagaaggggaaacCAGATGCATGGGGAGCCCCGAAAGAACCTAAAGAAGCCCCAGATCCATGGGGCATACCTGCAAAGCCTGACACAACTGATACAGCAGCCAGCGGTGATCCTTGGGGGGCTCCAGCTAAAACTGAGGATCCATTTTCAGCTCCAAAAACTGATGAAGATTCATTTGCTGCGCCAAAGAATGGAGAAGATCCATTTACTGCATCAAAAGATGACCCGTTCAACGCACCAAAAGATGGTTCAGACCCCTTCAATGCACCCAAAGACAAGGAAGATCCATTTGCTGCTCCAAAAGATAAACCAGCTCTCTTCAAAGCCCCTAGAAATGATCCATTCAACGCCCCGAAAGATGATCCCTTCAAAGCCCCTAGAAATGATCCATTCAACGCCCCGAAAGATGACCCCTTCAACGCCTCCAAAGATGACCCCTTCAACGCCCCGAAAGATGACCCCTTCAACGCCTCCAAAGATGACCCCTTCAACGCCCCTAAAGATGACCCCTTCAACGCCCCTAAAGATGACCCCTTCAACGCCCCTAAAGATGACCCCTTCAACGCCCCTAAAGATGACCCCTTCAACGCCCCTAAAGTTGACCCCTTCAACGCCCCTAAAGATGACCCCTTCAATGCCACCAAAGATGATCCATTCAACGCATCGAAAGATGATCCATTCAGCGCTCCGAAAGATGACTTCAACGCCCAGAAAGAGGACCCCTTCAACACTCCAAAGGGTGATCCATTCAGTAGCCCAAAAGATGATCCCTTTACTGCACCAGCATCAACACCTCCTAAAGAAGACCCATTTGCAGCACTGGTGTCATCTGAAGATGACGCCTTCCCTGCTGCAACAACACCACCCAAAGAGGATCCTTTCTCTGGACCATCCAAACCCACACAAGAGGATCCTTTTGATGCACCAACAACGCCCCCTAAAGAGGATCCTTTCACAGTGTCATCCAGTCCACCAAAAGATGATGCCTCCGATCTCTTCAATGCCCCTCTGGTGAGCTCGCCTCAAGGCAGTGCAGATGCGTGGGGAGCCCCTGCTAGCTCTACACCCAGTGACGGGTCAGACCTCTGGGGGGCGCCGTCTGCTCAAGAGGAAACCAAGGGCGGAGACCCCTGGGGGGACGGGACAAGCACCTTCTCAGCTGTTGATAATTCTGATGCATTTGGAGATGCATCCAAACTGGACGATGACCCATGGGGAGCTCCAG CTGCAGCTCCAGTTGGCACAGATGATGCGTGGGGTTCACCTGCTCCACCCTTAGACTCCACCCCATCTAGTGACCCCTTTGGAGACGGAGCATCTAAAAAAAGTGATCCTTGGGGTGCGCCGAGCAACGGGACGG gAAAGCAAACCGCGCAGGAGGAGAAGGCGTATAGAAAGACTGCTTCGTTTCTGGGCTCGGCCGGGGCGTCGCTCGTTGACTTGGACGATCTGTTTTCTTCTAACCCCAAACCCAAACGGCGCCAACTCGCCAACTCGCTCGTCGCCCAGACGCGAGCCATCG GCGCTTTCAAAGCCCGGGGCATGACGTCTTGCCTCAGGCTACCCCCTTCCTGA
- the LOC117738748 gene encoding epsin-1-like isoform X1: MTSSMLRRQLKNLVQNYSEAEVKVREATSNDPWGPSSTQMADLSDLTYNVVACNEIMTMLWRRLNDDKNWRHIHKSLTLLEYLLKTGDDRVLLKMKDNVYIVKALTEYRFIEKEGKDQGVNVREKAKVVLVLMEDDDKLKEERDFAVKTREKTSKSSAASSADAIKDPNYKPCYVVGAGGLPSLDNIPSVADLTASFAARKEERLKQEAEKKDLERRAKMSDDELQWEDAGKDSDDKKGAWGGEKAKEEKEEEEEKEEKGKPDAWGAPKEPKEAPDPWGIPAKPDTTDTAASGDPWGAPAKTEDPFSAPKTDEDSFAAPKNGEDPFTASKDDPFNAPKDGSDPFNAPKDKEDPFAAPKDKPALFKAPRNDPFNAPKDDPFKAPRNDPFNAPKDDPFNASKDDPFNAPKDDPFNASKDDPFNAPKDDPFNAPKDDPFNAPKDDPFNAPKDDPFNAPKVDPFNAPKDDPFNATKDDPFNASKDDPFSAPKDDFNAQKEDPFNTPKGDPFSSPKDDPFTAPASTPPKEDPFAALVSSEDDAFPAATTPPKEDPFSGPSKPTQEDPFDAPTTPPKEDPFTVSSSPPKDDASDLFNAPLVSSPQGSADAWGAPASSTPSDGSDLWGAPSAQEETKGGDPWGDGTSTFSAVDNSDAFGDASKLDDDPWGAPAAAPVGTDDAWGSPAPPLDSTPSSDPFGDGASKKSDPWGAPSNGTGKQTAQEEKAYRKTASFLGSAGASLVDLDDLFSSNPKPKRRQLANSLVAQTRAIGAFKARGMTSCLRLPPS, translated from the exons ATGACGTCCTCTATGCTCCGCCGACAGCTGAAGAACCTGGTCCAGAACTACTCTGAGGCTGAGGTCAAG GTGAGAGAGGCGACGTCCAACGACCCGTGGGGCCCCTCCAGCACTCAGATGGCCGACCTCTCCGATCTGACCTACAATGTGGTGGCCTGCAATGAGATCATGACGATGCTCTGGAGGCGCCTGAACGACGACAAGAACTGGAGACACATCCACAAG TCCCTGACGCTGCTGGAGTACCTGTTGAAGACCGGTGACGACCGAGTGCTTCTGAAAATGAAAGACAACGTCTACATCGTCAAGGCCCTCACAGAGTATCGCTTTATAGAAAAGGAGGGCAAGGATCAG GGTGTAAATGTGAGAGAGAAGGCCAAAGTTGTCCTCGTTCTCATGGAGGACGATGATAAActaaaggaggagagagactttGCCGTCAAGACCAGAGAGAAGACTTCAAAAAGTTCTGCTG CCTCGTCCGCTGACGCAATCAAGGATCCCAACTACAAGCCCTGCTACGTCGTCGGGGCCGGAGGGCTTCCATCCTTAGACAACATACCGTCAGTGGCCGACTTGACCGCTTCCTTCGCCGCCCGCAAAGAGGAGCGTCTGAAGCAGGAAGCTGAGAAGAAAGACCTGGAGAGGAGG GCCAAGATGAGTGACGACGAGCTGCAATGGGAGGATGCCGGCAAAGACAGTGACGATAAAAAAGGTGCTTGGGGAGGGGAGAAAgcaaaagaggagaaggaggaggaagaggagaaggaggagaaggggaaacCAGATGCATGGGGAGCCCCGAAAGAACCTAAAGAAGCCCCAGATCCATGGGGCATACCTGCAAAGCCTGACACAACTGATACAGCAGCCAGCGGTGATCCTTGGGGGGCTCCAGCTAAAACTGAGGATCCATTTTCAGCTCCAAAAACTGATGAAGATTCATTTGCTGCGCCAAAGAATGGAGAAGATCCATTTACTGCATCAAAAGATGACCCGTTCAACGCACCAAAAGATGGTTCAGACCCCTTCAATGCACCCAAAGACAAGGAAGATCCATTTGCTGCTCCAAAAGATAAACCAGCTCTCTTCAAAGCCCCTAGAAATGATCCATTCAACGCCCCGAAAGATGATCCCTTCAAAGCCCCTAGAAATGATCCATTCAACGCCCCGAAAGATGACCCCTTCAACGCCTCCAAAGATGACCCCTTCAACGCCCCGAAAGATGACCCCTTCAACGCCTCCAAAGATGACCCCTTCAACGCCCCTAAAGATGACCCCTTCAACGCCCCTAAAGATGACCCCTTCAACGCCCCTAAAGATGACCCCTTCAACGCCCCTAAAGATGACCCCTTCAACGCCCCTAAAGTTGACCCCTTCAACGCCCCTAAAGATGACCCCTTCAATGCCACCAAAGATGATCCATTCAACGCATCGAAAGATGATCCATTCAGCGCTCCGAAAGATGACTTCAACGCCCAGAAAGAGGACCCCTTCAACACTCCAAAGGGTGATCCATTCAGTAGCCCAAAAGATGATCCCTTTACTGCACCAGCATCAACACCTCCTAAAGAAGACCCATTTGCAGCACTGGTGTCATCTGAAGATGACGCCTTCCCTGCTGCAACAACACCACCCAAAGAGGATCCTTTCTCTGGACCATCCAAACCCACACAAGAGGATCCTTTTGATGCACCAACAACGCCCCCTAAAGAGGATCCTTTCACAGTGTCATCCAGTCCACCAAAAGATGATGCCTCCGATCTCTTCAATGCCCCTCTGGTGAGCTCGCCTCAAGGCAGTGCAGATGCGTGGGGAGCCCCTGCTAGCTCTACACCCAGTGACGGGTCAGACCTCTGGGGGGCGCCGTCTGCTCAAGAGGAAACCAAGGGCGGAGACCCCTGGGGGGACGGGACAAGCACCTTCTCAGCTGTTGATAATTCTGATGCATTTGGAGATGCATCCAAACTGGACGATGACCCATGGGGAGCTCCAG CTGCAGCTCCAGTTGGCACAGATGATGCGTGGGGTTCACCTGCTCCACCCTTAGACTCCACCCCATCTAGTGACCCCTTTGGAGACGGAGCATCTAAAAAAAGTGATCCTTGGGGTGCGCCGAGCAACGGGACGG gAAAGCAAACCGCGCAGGAGGAGAAGGCGTATAGAAAGACTGCTTCGTTTCTGGGCTCGGCCGGGGCGTCGCTCGTTGACTTGGACGATCTGTTTTCTTCTAACCCCAAACCCAAACGGCGCCAACTCGCCAACTCGCTCGTCGCCCAGACGCGAGCCATCG GCGCTTTCAAAGCCCGGGGCATGACGTCTTGCCTCAGGCTACCCCCTTCCTGA